A window from Sphingobacteriia bacterium encodes these proteins:
- the sppA gene encoding signal peptide peptidase SppA, with protein sequence MQFINNDLLIERKKLKRNLLIWRIFTILLLFIVLSKTSNILLKNKANFQSDHIARIKIAEILRYDLEKVKKLTILKNNSHVKALIIHINSPGGTLVGSEAIYKALRKIGEKVPIVAVMGDIATSGGYLVALGSDKIFTYEGTITGSIGVIFESFEVTEMLSKLGITPRAIKSSKFKATPSPFEKLEPEIEAELKNSLMTSFDVFKDIVKKRRNFNDAQLAQVANGKIFIGRDAIKLGLTDAIGGEEEALEWLKNEKKLDLEVKDYSIEADKNELELLLDSFTNKITSYVREVFSFKIKS encoded by the coding sequence ATGCAATTTATAAATAATGATTTATTAATTGAGCGTAAAAAATTAAAACGAAACTTACTAATTTGGCGCATTTTCACAATACTTCTTCTATTTATCGTTCTTTCTAAAACTTCTAATATCTTATTGAAAAATAAAGCAAACTTTCAAAGTGATCATATTGCTAGAATTAAAATAGCTGAAATTTTAAGATATGATCTTGAAAAAGTTAAAAAATTAACTATACTTAAAAATAATAGCCATGTTAAAGCTTTGATTATACACATAAACAGTCCTGGCGGAACTTTAGTAGGAAGCGAGGCGATTTATAAAGCTTTAAGAAAAATAGGTGAAAAAGTACCTATTGTGGCTGTAATGGGTGATATTGCTACTTCTGGTGGGTACTTAGTGGCTTTAGGGAGTGATAAAATATTTACCTATGAAGGAACAATTACTGGTTCTATAGGAGTGATTTTTGAAAGTTTTGAGGTTACCGAAATGTTAAGCAAATTAGGTATTACCCCAAGAGCTATTAAATCATCCAAATTTAAGGCAACACCATCGCCTTTTGAAAAATTAGAACCGGAAATTGAAGCTGAATTAAAAAACTCTTTAATGACATCCTTTGACGTATTCAAGGATATTGTCAAAAAGAGAAGAAATTTTAATGACGCACAATTAGCACAAGTAGCTAACGGCAAAATATTTATTGGTCGTGATGCTATAAAATTAGGGCTTACGGATGCTATCGGCGGTGAAGAAGAAGCACTCGAATGGCTCAAAAATGAAAAGAAACTTGATTTGGAAGTTAAAGATTATTCAATTGAAGCTGACAAAAATGAATTAGAGCTACTTTTGGATTCTTTCACTAACAAAATTACTTCTTATGTAAGAGAAGTTTTTAGTTTTAAGATTAAGTCGTAA
- a CDS encoding DMT family transporter has product MMDKISNKYFIGVFWFLCSIIIGVANDIVTKKLGKNINSFEIVFFRFFFGTIALIPFIIKVGKKSLYSSNKIIHVIRGTLLFGGIWIWTHSLNNIHVATATVINFTIPIFVLILAKIILNEKVGSARAVATLIGFVGVFIVAFKPEAIDITAVVLLLASFMFALLDVVNKKYVVKESMIAMIFYSNIITMLCSVPFIINEFVTPSNEDFLLLIVLGVGANLLLYCLLKAFSMADASALVPFRYFEILFSGYFGYLFFGEIPGFNTLLGSLLIIPSTLFISYIASRRKG; this is encoded by the coding sequence ATGATGGATAAAATTTCAAACAAATATTTTATAGGCGTCTTTTGGTTTCTTTGTAGCATAATTATTGGTGTTGCTAATGATATTGTTACTAAGAAATTAGGGAAAAATATAAACAGCTTTGAGATCGTATTCTTTAGGTTCTTTTTTGGGACAATTGCTCTTATTCCTTTTATAATAAAAGTAGGTAAAAAATCTCTTTATTCTAGTAATAAAATTATTCATGTAATTAGAGGTACTTTATTATTTGGAGGCATTTGGATTTGGACTCATTCTTTAAACAATATCCACGTAGCTACTGCAACTGTCATAAATTTTACTATTCCAATATTTGTTCTTATTTTAGCTAAAATAATTCTTAATGAAAAAGTTGGTTCTGCAAGGGCTGTTGCAACCTTAATTGGTTTCGTAGGAGTATTTATCGTAGCTTTTAAACCAGAAGCTATTGATATTACAGCTGTAGTTCTACTTTTAGCTTCGTTTATGTTTGCGTTACTTGATGTAGTTAATAAAAAATATGTGGTAAAAGAATCGATGATTGCCATGATATTTTATTCAAACATAATAACAATGTTATGTAGCGTACCTTTTATAATAAATGAATTTGTTACACCTAGTAATGAAGATTTCTTGTTACTTATAGTTTTAGGAGTCGGTGCAAACTTATTACTATATTGTTTGCTTAAAGCTTTCTCAATGGCTGATGCTTCTGCGTTAGTACCATTTAGATATTTTGAAATTCTATTTTCAGGTTATTTTGGATATTTATTCTTTGGAGAAATACCTGGATTTAATACCTTACTTGGCTCATTATTAATTATTCCAAGTACATTATTTATAAGTTACATAGCATCAAGAAGAAAGGGTTAA
- a CDS encoding integration host factor subunit beta, whose protein sequence is MNKHMLSLELVKIHAGITQDEARNIIDIFFNEISSALLTGRRIEIRGFGSFSVRKRKARTARNPKTNIMVDVTDMGYVYFRPSKELLMRINAKKPKQVI, encoded by the coding sequence ATGAATAAACATATGTTAAGCCTAGAATTAGTAAAAATTCATGCGGGCATTACTCAAGATGAAGCTAGAAATATAATTGATATTTTCTTTAATGAAATATCTAGCGCTTTACTTACAGGGCGTAGAATTGAAATAAGAGGCTTTGGTAGTTTTTCTGTCAGAAAACGTAAAGCTCGCACAGCACGTAATCCAAAAACAAATATCATGGTTGATGTTACTGATATGGGTTATGTTTATTTCCGTCCTAGCAAAGAACTTTTAATGCGTATTAATGCTAAAAAACCTAAACAAGTAATATAG
- the dut gene encoding dUTP diphosphatase, whose protein sequence is MIKLYIKKLDHAQELDLPFYATPSSAGMDLMAAVANEIVINPGEVELIPTGLAIELPEGYEAQIRPRSGLALKERITVLNTPGTIDADYRGEIKVMLINLGQKAFTVTRGMRIAQMIINKYEKVEILEALELADSERGTGGFGSTGI, encoded by the coding sequence ATGATAAAATTGTATATAAAAAAATTAGATCACGCACAAGAATTAGATTTACCATTCTACGCTACACCTTCTAGTGCCGGAATGGATTTAATGGCTGCAGTTGCAAACGAAATAGTTATTAATCCTGGTGAAGTAGAATTAATTCCTACTGGACTTGCAATTGAATTACCTGAAGGGTATGAAGCGCAAATTAGGCCTCGCTCTGGTCTTGCGTTAAAAGAAAGGATAACTGTATTAAATACTCCTGGTACTATAGATGCTGATTATAGGGGTGAAATTAAGGTTATGTTGATTAACCTTGGGCAAAAAGCTTTTACTGTTACCAGAGGTATGAGAATAGCCCAAATGATTATTAACAAATATGAAAAAGTAGAAATTTTAGAAGCCCTAGAACTTGCTGATTCCGAAAGAGGAACAGGTGGGTTTGGTTCAACTGGAATTTAA
- a CDS encoding Mth938-like domain-containing protein, which translates to MDITPLAFKNKKIINSYNENSFTINTEVYGSKILLINDQVISLENSSSNLSENDFNVFFNNHVDTEIILIGVGNSITSISFDIKSKLKELNISIDVMPSSAAIRTYNILTLEDRKVAALISLL; encoded by the coding sequence ATGGATATTACTCCATTAGCTTTTAAAAATAAAAAGATAATTAATAGTTATAATGAAAACTCTTTTACTATTAATACTGAGGTTTATGGTAGTAAAATATTATTAATTAATGATCAAGTTATCAGTTTAGAGAATTCATCTTCTAATTTATCTGAAAATGACTTTAATGTTTTTTTTAATAATCATGTAGATACAGAAATTATTTTAATTGGAGTAGGTAATTCAATTACCTCAATCTCTTTTGATATAAAAAGTAAGTTAAAAGAATTAAATATTTCAATAGATGTTATGCCCTCATCTGCAGCAATTAGAACCTATAATATTCTTACACTTGAAGATCGAAAAGTTGCAGCTTTAATCTCTCTTTTATAG
- the secD gene encoding protein translocase subunit SecD, whose protein sequence is MFNNRKFQSVFLLIIYVLATYFAVPSFFGNKLPGFPEQKINLGLDLRGGSQLLLQINFDQYLREQYDIVQSQLRKELRNEKIGYVNLKSTLKHISIDLRNNNDYSQFKKIVRKISSDLSIDKQDDNLILTYNDDAIIKMRKALIEQSIEIVRRRVDETGVTEPSIQPRGADLIDLQVPGLSSPEHLKKLLGKTAKLTLQLVNDEASTASRVAPNDSIIVEGDDEQREYIVKKEILLSGNDLIDARAIFDHGMPVVSFKFNTFGGKKFAEVTKENVGKRFAILLDNKVISAPYIREPILSGAGIISGNFTVESANELSLLLRAGALPAELLILEERSIGPSLGADSIESGKKAGIIALILVCIFMLLTYGALGIFANISLIMNMLLIMASLSLFGATLTLPGIAAIVLTIGMAVDANILIFERVREEIKNNFSLNYAIVNGFKNAFSAILDSNITTVIVALLLYVFGSGPVKGFAVSLTIGILSSMVSNILLTKNLLLTWVDITKKKSIRV, encoded by the coding sequence ATGTTTAATAATAGGAAATTCCAGTCTGTATTTTTACTAATAATATATGTACTTGCAACCTATTTTGCAGTGCCAAGTTTTTTTGGTAATAAACTGCCTGGATTTCCTGAACAAAAAATTAACTTAGGTCTTGATTTAAGAGGTGGTTCTCAGCTACTTCTTCAAATTAACTTTGATCAATATTTAAGGGAACAATATGATATTGTTCAATCTCAACTTAGAAAAGAATTAAGAAATGAAAAAATTGGGTATGTTAATTTAAAATCTACTCTTAAACATATATCTATAGATTTAAGAAATAATAATGACTACTCTCAATTTAAAAAAATTGTAAGAAAAATATCATCGGATTTATCTATTGATAAACAAGATGATAATTTAATTTTAACCTATAATGACGATGCCATTATAAAAATGCGCAAAGCTTTAATAGAACAATCTATTGAAATTGTTAGGAGAAGAGTTGATGAAACTGGCGTTACTGAACCAAGCATTCAACCAAGAGGTGCTGATTTAATAGATCTTCAGGTTCCTGGCCTTTCATCTCCTGAACACTTAAAAAAATTATTAGGTAAAACTGCTAAATTAACTCTCCAGCTTGTTAATGATGAGGCATCAACTGCAAGTCGCGTTGCTCCTAATGATTCTATAATCGTTGAAGGTGACGATGAACAAAGAGAATATATAGTTAAAAAAGAAATATTACTTAGTGGTAATGACCTTATTGACGCTCGAGCAATATTTGATCATGGCATGCCTGTAGTTAGCTTTAAATTCAACACCTTTGGTGGCAAAAAATTTGCCGAAGTTACTAAAGAAAACGTAGGTAAGAGATTCGCTATATTGTTAGATAATAAAGTTATTAGCGCTCCTTATATTCGTGAACCAATACTATCTGGGGCTGGTATAATAAGTGGTAACTTTACAGTTGAATCTGCAAACGAATTAAGCTTACTTTTAAGAGCAGGTGCATTACCTGCAGAATTGCTAATTTTAGAAGAAAGATCTATTGGTCCAAGTTTAGGGGCAGATTCTATTGAATCAGGTAAAAAAGCTGGAATAATTGCCTTAATTCTTGTGTGCATCTTTATGTTATTAACATATGGTGCACTTGGCATATTTGCTAATATTTCTTTGATTATGAACATGTTACTAATAATGGCTTCATTAAGCTTATTTGGCGCCACCCTTACACTTCCTGGAATTGCAGCTATAGTTTTAACTATAGGAATGGCAGTGGATGCTAATATCCTCATTTTTGAAAGGGTTAGGGAAGAAATTAAAAATAATTTTAGCCTTAATTATGCTATTGTAAATGGTTTTAAAAATGCCTTTTCAGCTATTTTAGATTCTAATATCACTACTGTAATTGTAGCATTATTACTATATGTTTTTGGTTCCGGACCTGTTAAAGGGTTTGCAGTCAGTCTTACTATAGGCATTTTATCTTCAATGGTTTCTAATATCCTTTTAACTAAAAATCTTTTATTAACTTGGGTTGATATTACTAAAAAGAAATCTATTAGAGTATAA
- a CDS encoding heme lyase CcmF/NrfE family subunit, with product MINIIGNSCLILIILICLINSFLIYFKPQIYKIASKILFFTGLFCFLNLIYGFIISDFSVENVYLNSHQLKPLIYKISGSWGNHEGSLILIIFVKIIYVNLFNIFSKIDEKIKLYANIIAYIIIMSFTSYIFFTSNPFRIISPTPSEGLGLNPLLQDIALAIHPPILYFGYGGFIIPFAVTLALLINSSTNTFGRNLKPWINISWSFLTLGIGLGSWWAYRELGWGGFWFWDPIENISLIPWLAATSLLHIVIVNIKRKIFDSWFKLLSILTYIFSLLGTFLVRSGIITSVHSFATDPDRGIYLIILISLISLFSLLIYITKNKSLPDKFKVNSRESLIFLNNIFLLSGALIITLAILYPVFSYIVFNQAVSVGELYYEKTFLPLMLPILLFASIGMIIAWKENKIKLYLPKFISTLFLSSILLLLVREIYGSTTFFGTLGLLFSLNLIITTLLKYLTFKNKNYALILGHLGFGLLIFAAIIAFKYSTYYEANLKLHSETSFNHNNIKFLNIKYSHGKNYLSQIAQIKISNDVKSIILEPEVRLYPIEKTTISEAAIKHYIFEDLYIVTGSYDTTTNSLFIRFYERKFINFIWLSVILLGISGILSFKNKKYKFTLS from the coding sequence ATGATAAATATTATAGGCAATAGCTGTCTTATATTAATAATACTAATTTGCCTAATTAATTCTTTTTTAATATATTTTAAACCTCAAATCTATAAAATTGCAAGTAAAATTTTATTTTTTACAGGTTTATTTTGTTTTTTAAATTTAATTTACGGTTTTATTATCTCTGATTTTTCCGTAGAAAATGTTTATTTAAATTCACATCAGCTAAAACCTTTAATATATAAAATTTCAGGATCATGGGGTAACCATGAAGGTTCGCTAATTCTTATTATTTTTGTAAAAATCATTTACGTAAATCTTTTTAATATCTTCTCAAAAATAGATGAAAAAATAAAATTGTACGCAAATATAATTGCTTACATAATTATTATGAGCTTTACTAGCTATATTTTCTTTACATCAAATCCCTTTAGAATTATTTCCCCTACTCCAAGTGAAGGTTTAGGATTAAACCCTTTATTGCAAGATATTGCATTAGCCATTCACCCTCCTATTTTATATTTTGGATATGGGGGTTTTATTATACCATTTGCTGTTACTCTTGCATTATTAATAAATAGTTCCACAAATACCTTCGGAAGGAATCTAAAGCCTTGGATAAATATATCCTGGTCTTTTCTTACATTAGGCATTGGTTTAGGAAGTTGGTGGGCTTATCGTGAATTAGGTTGGGGCGGCTTTTGGTTTTGGGATCCTATAGAAAATATTTCATTAATTCCTTGGCTCGCTGCAACTTCTCTTTTACATATAGTTATAGTTAATATAAAAAGAAAAATTTTTGATTCCTGGTTTAAACTTCTATCAATTTTAACTTATATTTTTTCTCTTTTAGGAACTTTCTTAGTAAGGTCTGGCATTATAACATCAGTTCATAGTTTTGCCACAGACCCAGACAGAGGTATTTATCTAATAATTTTGATCTCATTAATTTCTCTATTTTCTTTACTGATTTATATAACAAAAAATAAATCCTTGCCTGATAAATTCAAAGTTAATTCGAGAGAATCACTAATTTTTTTAAATAATATATTTTTACTATCCGGAGCGCTTATCATAACTCTGGCTATTCTTTACCCCGTATTTAGCTATATTGTATTTAATCAAGCTGTTTCAGTTGGAGAATTATATTATGAAAAAACCTTTTTACCGTTAATGCTCCCTATACTTTTATTTGCAAGTATTGGCATGATAATCGCTTGGAAAGAGAATAAAATTAAGCTTTATTTACCTAAATTTATTTCTACACTATTTTTATCAAGCATTTTATTGTTACTTGTAAGAGAAATTTATGGGTCTACTACCTTTTTTGGTACATTAGGACTATTATTTTCCTTAAATTTAATAATTACTACATTATTAAAATATTTAACCTTTAAGAATAAAAATTATGCATTAATATTAGGGCATTTAGGGTTTGGTTTACTTATTTTTGCTGCGATAATCGCTTTTAAATATAGTACATATTATGAAGCAAATTTAAAATTACATAGTGAAACATCTTTTAATCACAATAATATTAAGTTTTTAAACATCAAATATTCTCATGGTAAAAATTATCTTAGCCAAATAGCTCAAATTAAAATTTCTAATGATGTAAAATCTATTATTCTTGAACCGGAAGTAAGGTTATACCCTATTGAGAAAACTACTATTAGTGAAGCTGCAATTAAACATTATATATTTGAAGATCTGTATATTGTAACGGGTAGTTATGATACCACTACAAATTCTCTATTTATTAGATTTTATGAAAGAAAATTTATCAATTTTATTTGGTTATCAGTAATTTTACTCGGTATAAGTGGTATTTTATCATTTAAAAATAAGAAATATAAATTTACCTTGTCCTAA
- the yajC gene encoding preprotein translocase subunit YajC has translation MNFIIKNAYADAVEIGAATPSTVKPTAESPKPAIDQTLTNFLPLIVIFVLFYFMLIRPQMKKQKEHQNLLGNLKTGDKVVLNSGMIGTLVKIEDDKNYVQVEIAQNVKVRMLKSAISDVMQDEKAKDKKIEENKE, from the coding sequence ATGAATTTTATCATTAAAAACGCTTATGCAGATGCTGTAGAAATAGGCGCTGCAACACCTTCAACAGTGAAACCAACTGCAGAAAGTCCAAAACCTGCAATCGATCAAACACTTACTAATTTTTTACCATTAATAGTTATTTTTGTTTTATTCTATTTTATGTTAATTCGCCCTCAAATGAAAAAACAAAAAGAACATCAAAATTTACTTGGAAACTTAAAAACTGGTGATAAAGTTGTGCTTAATAGTGGAATGATTGGTACACTTGTAAAAATTGAAGATGACAAAAACTATGTTCAAGTTGAAATAGCACAAAATGTAAAAGTAAGAATGCTTAAAAGTGCAATTTCAGATGTAATGCAAGACGAAAAAGCTAAAGATAAAAAAATTGAAGAAAATAAAGAGTAG
- a CDS encoding septal ring lytic transglycosylase RlpA family protein, which produces MPNNQLKQIISLFLLLLLTSCQTPKEEKNEQDYSYLDKPYQGHYKIGEPYKINNQWYYPNNNMNYTEMGVSSWYGTTFDGNKTANGDKYNKYSLTAAHRTLPLPSMVRVTNLENGHSVIVMINDRGPFTNDKNRIIDVSERAADLLGFKHKGIGKVRLEYLPKQTEELLNKLGLKPSNSPQSTEVKTEYSKKKDDEPKKQDIEIQVTAKDKVYSECDSKDEYFIQIAAYKNKLTANKMVTKLKNIANAKVTKISKKGLDLYRVRLGPFKNLKDAQETLEQLKEIDNIKPIIAQN; this is translated from the coding sequence ATGCCTAATAATCAATTAAAACAAATAATTTCCCTATTCTTATTGCTACTCCTAACCTCGTGCCAAACTCCCAAAGAAGAAAAAAACGAACAAGATTACAGTTACCTAGATAAGCCGTATCAAGGCCATTATAAAATAGGTGAACCTTATAAAATTAATAATCAGTGGTATTATCCAAATAATAACATGAATTACACTGAAATGGGCGTATCTTCTTGGTATGGAACAACCTTTGATGGTAATAAAACTGCTAATGGTGATAAATATAATAAGTACTCATTAACTGCGGCTCATAGAACTTTACCATTACCAAGTATGGTTAGAGTAACTAATTTAGAAAACGGCCATTCTGTAATCGTAATGATTAATGATAGAGGGCCATTTACAAATGATAAAAATAGGATAATTGACGTTTCAGAGCGTGCTGCAGACCTTTTAGGATTTAAACATAAAGGGATTGGTAAAGTAAGATTAGAATATTTACCTAAGCAAACCGAAGAATTATTAAATAAATTAGGTTTAAAACCTTCAAATTCACCGCAATCAACTGAAGTAAAAACTGAATATTCTAAGAAAAAAGATGATGAACCTAAAAAACAAGATATAGAAATTCAAGTAACTGCTAAAGATAAAGTATATTCTGAATGTGATTCTAAAGATGAATATTTTATTCAAATAGCTGCGTATAAAAATAAGCTAACTGCAAATAAAATGGTAACAAAGTTAAAAAATATTGCTAATGCTAAGGTTACTAAAATTAGTAAAAAAGGCTTAGATTTATATCGTGTTCGACTTGGACCATTTAAAAATTTAAAAGACGCTCAAGAAACACTTGAACAACTTAAAGAAATCGACAATATTAAACCTATAATTGCTCAAAACTAA
- a CDS encoding aminotransferase class IV, translated as MQENQYIWFDNKQIFLSEAKIPLLTHGLHYASSVFEGIRVYNGTIFMLEEHIDRLFISSQLLDMKINFSKQEILTACHNIVKANFINNGYIRPFVWRGSERIQIAAPHSTIHVAIAAWEAGERYKAPLDLTKGQRLITGDFKRPPAECMPYKSKCAGNYTIGTIEKHKAIAKGYDDALLLDYRGYIAESTSANIFLIINDELHTPIPDCFLNGLTRQTIIQLANKIGIKIVERHIMGEELKQAKDVFITSTTLEIMPINAINNYIFSRHQITNNLMNEFIALASIKFAV; from the coding sequence ATGCAAGAAAACCAATATATTTGGTTTGATAACAAACAAATTTTTTTATCAGAAGCCAAAATTCCTTTATTAACTCATGGATTACATTATGCAAGCAGTGTTTTTGAAGGGATAAGAGTATATAACGGCACTATTTTCATGTTAGAAGAACATATTGATAGATTATTTATCTCTTCTCAACTCCTAGATATGAAAATTAATTTCTCTAAACAAGAAATTTTAACGGCTTGTCATAATATTGTGAAGGCTAACTTTATAAATAATGGCTACATAAGACCTTTCGTTTGGAGAGGAAGTGAAAGAATTCAAATAGCTGCTCCCCATAGTACAATTCATGTAGCAATTGCAGCATGGGAAGCTGGAGAAAGATATAAAGCACCTCTTGATTTAACAAAAGGACAAAGACTTATAACGGGTGATTTTAAAAGACCACCTGCAGAATGCATGCCATATAAAAGTAAGTGCGCTGGTAATTATACTATTGGTACAATCGAGAAACATAAGGCTATCGCTAAAGGTTATGATGATGCTCTATTATTAGATTACAGGGGTTATATAGCTGAGAGTACAAGTGCAAATATTTTTTTGATTATAAATGATGAATTGCACACTCCTATCCCTGATTGTTTTTTGAATGGTTTAACTAGACAAACGATCATTCAATTAGCTAACAAAATTGGAATAAAAATTGTAGAAAGACATATTATGGGTGAAGAACTAAAACAAGCTAAAGACGTATTTATTACTTCAACAACCCTTGAGATAATGCCTATTAATGCAATAAATAATTATATATTTTCGCGTCATCAAATTACTAATAATTTAATGAACGAATTTATTGCTCTCGCTTCTATCAAATTTGCTGTATAA
- a CDS encoding D-alanyl-D-alanine carboxypeptidase — translation MKYWLACLASIITLNTALSFETKAPYAILMDYETGSILFDKNANEKIAPSSMSKLMTIYIVFEKLKKGDLQLSDKFTVSANAWSKQGSKMFIQVGSQVSVEDLLKGIIIQSGNDACIALAESIAGSEAEFANLMNIKAKELGLTNSNFVNSTGWPDEGHLMSMFDLAILSKRLITDFPDYYHYFAEKEFTYNNIKQQNRNVLLNRNLGVDGLKTGHTETGGYGIAISSQQKNRRMIAVVNGLNSQTERADEVEKLLNYGFINFANLKLYEKNQVVGNVPIWLGNKKEVPVYIRENVWFSVLKHEIDKVKVLIKHDEKVPSPIAIDQKIAELHVIFPNGKIEKFDLLSKEEVKELSWFSRVIHNLKNKLGIND, via the coding sequence ATGAAATATTGGCTTGCTTGTCTTGCGTCGATAATTACTTTAAATACTGCTCTTTCATTTGAAACTAAAGCTCCTTATGCTATTTTAATGGATTATGAAACAGGTAGCATTTTATTTGATAAAAATGCTAATGAAAAAATAGCTCCTTCTTCTATGAGTAAATTAATGACAATCTATATTGTCTTTGAAAAACTTAAAAAAGGTGATTTGCAACTTAGTGATAAATTTACTGTAAGTGCAAATGCATGGAGTAAGCAAGGCTCAAAAATGTTCATTCAAGTAGGTTCTCAAGTCTCTGTAGAAGATTTATTAAAAGGGATAATAATTCAGTCAGGTAATGATGCTTGTATCGCTTTAGCTGAATCCATTGCAGGTAGCGAAGCAGAATTTGCAAATTTAATGAATATTAAAGCTAAAGAGTTAGGATTAACAAATTCTAATTTTGTAAATTCTACAGGTTGGCCTGATGAAGGTCATTTAATGAGTATGTTTGATCTAGCTATATTATCTAAACGACTTATTACAGATTTCCCGGACTATTACCATTACTTTGCTGAAAAAGAATTTACGTATAATAATATTAAACAACAAAATAGAAATGTATTATTAAATCGTAATTTAGGTGTAGATGGTTTAAAAACTGGTCATACAGAAACAGGTGGGTACGGAATTGCTATTTCATCTCAACAAAAAAATCGTCGAATGATAGCTGTAGTTAACGGCCTAAATTCTCAAACTGAAAGAGCAGATGAAGTTGAAAAATTATTAAATTATGGTTTTATAAATTTTGCTAATCTAAAGCTATATGAAAAAAATCAAGTTGTAGGTAACGTTCCAATATGGCTTGGTAATAAAAAAGAAGTACCTGTATATATTAGAGAAAATGTATGGTTTTCAGTACTTAAACATGAAATTGATAAAGTGAAAGTTTTAATTAAACATGATGAAAAAGTACCTTCACCGATTGCAATTGATCAAAAAATTGCAGAATTACATGTAATATTTCCTAACGGTAAAATAGAAAAATTTGATTTACTTTCTAAAGAAGAAGTTAAGGAACTTTCATGGTTCAGTAGAGTAATTCATAACTTAAAAAATAAATTAGGGATTAACGACTAA
- a CDS encoding pentapeptide repeat-containing protein → MEQRKKANLLRDHLDVLITAYNEEDDLIRNMLSEDNKLDLSNFNIVDQDLREVNFSNCILKNCNFKRSKFDNNSIKEIINRASSDHLLIEGIDLSSTDLSSKTIYERALGDKVNIPYYFKGLMLDKSSFENSDLTNANFDETSLKYVNFSYANLTGATFIKSDIFQANFTDAIFFPNQLALSTNFNQAIFSEPKIIDEILECYNEIINPDNPLIKFMKDIIRWNKFAIKNMLIKFINKRKISAKSQRPVQASANIENQTVQFQNYVADKSFVDSVQAKSNNTDKIIKK, encoded by the coding sequence ATGGAGCAACGAAAAAAAGCTAATTTACTTCGTGACCATTTGGATGTGCTTATTACGGCTTACAATGAAGAAGATGATTTAATCAGAAATATGTTATCTGAAGATAACAAATTAGATTTATCAAATTTTAATATTGTTGATCAGGATCTAAGAGAAGTAAACTTTAGTAATTGCATTTTGAAGAACTGCAATTTTAAAAGAAGTAAATTTGATAATAACTCTATTAAAGAAATAATTAATAGAGCTTCAAGCGATCATTTACTTATAGAAGGTATTGATTTATCGAGTACTGATCTTTCAAGTAAAACAATTTATGAGAGAGCTTTAGGAGATAAAGTAAATATACCGTACTATTTTAAAGGATTAATGTTAGATAAATCAAGTTTTGAAAATTCTGATCTTACTAATGCTAATTTTGATGAGACATCTTTAAAATATGTCAATTTTTCATATGCAAATCTAACTGGTGCAACTTTTATTAAAAGTGACATTTTTCAAGCTAATTTTACTGATGCTATATTTTTCCCAAATCAATTAGCTCTTTCAACAAATTTTAACCAAGCGATTTTCTCTGAGCCTAAAATTATTGATGAAATATTGGAATGCTATAATGAAATTATAAATCCTGATAATCCATTAATTAAATTTATGAAAGATATAATACGATGGAATAAATTTGCTATTAAAAATATGCTTATTAAATTTATCAATAAAAGAAAAATTTCTGCAAAATCTCAGCGTCCTGTTCAAGCCTCAGCTAATATCGAAAATCAAACAGTGCAGTTTCAAAATTATGTGGCGGATAAATCATTTGTTGACTCTGTACAAGCCAAAAGTAATAATACAGATAAAATTATTAAAAAATAA